From the genome of Anoxybacillus amylolyticus, one region includes:
- a CDS encoding IS1380 family transposase, producing MKDFPIRFVWTDEAITPSAGLALVGYLLHQTKLDKRLNVLRLPQVRRDVHISHGDVIRSMIGLLATGKTDFDHIEAYRHDDLFATSLGIEHVPSSPTLRQRLDQLACLPMTDTILWEESMRLLRRRQATLSPCWTKQKTTWVPLDLDGSPFDNSDTKKEGVSRTYKGFDGFTPLFAYAGKEGYIVHAELRPGKQHVQDGMPSFLTTAIHRARALTSSRLLVRMDAGNDAEANVRVCLEEGVDFVIKRNLRRESKALWFPIASQKGKRTDDSTEGVQTYELCLPQTMTIDGNTHTYFQVTQVTERTMERNGQLLFVPDYEVESYWVRLEGYDHMHMQDILALYHDHATCEQFHSELKSDLDLERLPSGKMKTNALVLVIGALVYNLLRLIGQDILSDPRHPLHHKVRRRRIKTIIQTVITMAGRLVRRSRQIWMKLTRRSGYSEPLLNVYMKWREGR from the coding sequence ATGAAAGATTTTCCGATTCGGTTTGTATGGACAGATGAAGCGATCACCCCAAGTGCTGGGCTTGCCCTCGTTGGCTACTTGCTTCATCAAACGAAACTCGACAAACGGTTAAACGTCCTTCGGCTTCCGCAGGTGCGCCGAGATGTTCACATCTCTCATGGTGATGTCATTCGCTCGATGATCGGTTTGCTTGCCACAGGAAAAACGGATTTCGATCATATCGAAGCGTATCGTCATGATGATCTATTTGCGACATCGCTGGGCATCGAACACGTGCCTTCCTCTCCGACTTTACGGCAGCGACTGGATCAGCTCGCCTGTCTTCCGATGACAGACACGATTCTTTGGGAGGAATCGATGCGCCTATTGAGGCGACGACAAGCGACCTTGTCCCCTTGTTGGACAAAACAAAAGACGACATGGGTTCCCCTGGATTTAGATGGCTCCCCGTTTGACAACTCCGACACGAAAAAGGAAGGAGTCAGTCGGACGTATAAAGGATTTGACGGCTTTACGCCATTGTTTGCGTATGCAGGAAAAGAAGGATATATCGTCCACGCGGAGCTGCGCCCAGGAAAACAACACGTACAAGATGGAATGCCGTCGTTTTTAACCACTGCCATCCATCGGGCACGTGCGCTCACCTCATCTCGTCTGCTTGTTCGCATGGATGCAGGAAACGATGCAGAAGCGAATGTGCGCGTGTGCCTCGAAGAAGGCGTGGATTTTGTCATCAAACGGAACTTGCGCCGAGAATCGAAAGCCCTTTGGTTTCCAATCGCTTCGCAAAAAGGCAAGCGCACGGACGACTCCACGGAAGGGGTGCAAACATACGAGCTATGCCTTCCGCAAACGATGACGATCGATGGAAACACGCATACGTACTTCCAAGTCACCCAAGTGACCGAACGGACGATGGAACGAAATGGACAGTTGCTTTTCGTTCCTGATTACGAAGTCGAAAGCTATTGGGTGCGCTTAGAAGGGTATGACCACATGCATATGCAAGATATACTCGCGTTGTACCACGACCATGCGACATGCGAGCAGTTTCATAGCGAACTCAAGAGCGATCTCGATTTAGAGCGACTTCCGTCTGGGAAGATGAAAACGAATGCGCTCGTTTTGGTCATCGGGGCATTGGTTTACAATCTTCTTCGTCTGATCGGGCAAGACATATTAAGCGATCCACGCCATCCGTTACATCACAAAGTGAGACGCCGCCGCATCAAGACGATCATTCAGACAGTGATCACGATGGCAGGTCGACTCGTACGCCGATCGCGACAGATATGGATGAAGTTGACGCGAAGGAGTGGCTATAGCGAGCCGCTTCTGAACGTTTACATGAAATGGAGAGAAGGAAGGTAA
- the alr gene encoding alanine racemase: MFHRDTWAEVDLDAIFHNVASLRSFLPKETAIMAVVKANAYGHGDAQVAKTALEAGASHLAVAFLDEALALRQKGMHAPILVLGATRPEDVDLAAEKRIALTVFQQEWLEEAKQHHQSGLPVLFHLKMDTGMGRLGVKEEEETKRIVAMIDAYPHFLLEGVYTHFATADEINTDYFSFQYETFLRMLEWLPYRPKWVHCGNSATSLRFPTKVFNIVRFGIAMYGLSPSLAIKPYLPFTLKEAFSLHSRVVHVKRLLPGEKVSYGATYTAEQEEWVGTVPIGYADGWIRKLQNFHVLVNGEKVPIIGRICMDQLMIRLPSYVPIGTKVTLIGQQADEKITMDEVAQYLDTINYEIPCTISYRVPRIFLRNKSIMEVRNAVLDGNNV, encoded by the coding sequence ATGTTTCACCGAGATACTTGGGCAGAAGTGGATCTCGATGCGATTTTTCATAACGTTGCTTCTTTGCGATCGTTTTTACCGAAGGAAACGGCTATTATGGCAGTCGTAAAAGCGAATGCGTATGGTCATGGCGATGCGCAAGTCGCCAAAACAGCTTTAGAGGCTGGGGCGTCGCATTTGGCAGTTGCCTTTTTAGACGAGGCACTTGCGTTGCGGCAAAAAGGCATGCATGCGCCGATTCTTGTCTTAGGGGCAACTCGGCCAGAGGACGTTGATTTAGCTGCTGAAAAACGAATTGCGCTCACTGTCTTTCAACAAGAATGGTTAGAGGAAGCAAAGCAACACCATCAAAGTGGCTTACCGGTGTTGTTTCATTTGAAAATGGATACAGGGATGGGAAGGTTAGGAGTAAAAGAGGAAGAAGAAACGAAGCGTATTGTGGCGATGATTGACGCCTACCCGCATTTTTTGCTTGAAGGCGTGTACACACACTTTGCCACAGCAGATGAAATCAATACGGATTATTTTTCTTTTCAATACGAAACCTTTCTGCGCATGCTCGAATGGCTGCCGTACCGACCGAAATGGGTTCACTGCGGCAATAGTGCAACGAGTCTGCGATTTCCGACTAAAGTGTTCAATATCGTTCGCTTTGGGATTGCGATGTACGGACTATCTCCGTCACTTGCCATCAAACCGTATTTACCATTTACCCTAAAGGAAGCGTTTTCGCTTCATAGCCGCGTGGTTCATGTAAAACGTCTATTGCCAGGAGAAAAAGTAAGCTACGGTGCCACATATACAGCAGAACAAGAAGAATGGGTAGGGACGGTTCCGATCGGTTATGCGGACGGGTGGATTCGGAAACTTCAGAACTTTCATGTATTAGTAAACGGGGAAAAGGTACCGATTATCGGGCGAATTTGCATGGATCAACTGATGATTCGACTGCCGTCATACGTACCAATAGGAACAAAAGTCACCCTTATCGGGCAACAAGCGGATGAAAAAATTACGATGGATGAAGTGGCGCAATATTTAGACACTATCAACTACGAAATCCCTTGTACGATAAGTTACCGCGTGCCTCGTATTTTTTTGCGAAACAAGAGTATAATGGAAGTGAGAAATGCTGTTTTAGATGGCAATAATGTATAA
- a CDS encoding LolA family protein, with the protein MRKNLFRVLLGIMLLIALAGCGTKSQGDVIKALDEKMNDLTSYQAKAKLTLKTGTEPQVYDVEIWYKEPAYYRVSLKNAEKDQSQMILRNDEGVFVITPALNKTFRFQSDWPKNSSQAYLYESLIKDILSDKKANFKATKDYYVFETKTNYPNSKIIPRQEIKLSKKDLSPVSVKVMDPDMNALLTVEFSKVEFNKKFDKDAFDTTKNMTGARLEIPTMAKPKNEALEVMYPVSLPEGVEQIDEKEVATENGKRMIMTFGGKKAFTLVQETARVLPASNTAVLVNGEPVDLGFAVGALTDHSLTWTYKGIEFMIASNDLTREEMVMIARSVQGKAVK; encoded by the coding sequence ATGAGGAAAAACTTGTTTCGCGTATTGTTAGGCATCATGTTGCTTATCGCATTAGCTGGATGCGGGACAAAATCACAAGGGGATGTCATCAAAGCACTCGATGAAAAAATGAACGACCTTACTAGCTATCAAGCGAAGGCGAAGCTGACGCTGAAGACGGGAACAGAGCCGCAAGTATATGACGTCGAGATTTGGTATAAAGAGCCGGCATATTACCGTGTAAGCTTGAAAAACGCAGAAAAAGATCAAAGCCAAATGATTTTACGCAATGACGAGGGAGTGTTTGTCATTACCCCTGCGTTGAACAAAACGTTCCGTTTCCAAAGCGATTGGCCAAAAAACAGCAGCCAAGCGTATTTGTATGAATCGCTCATTAAAGACATTTTAAGCGACAAAAAAGCAAACTTTAAAGCGACCAAAGATTATTACGTCTTCGAAACAAAAACAAACTATCCAAACAGCAAAATCATTCCACGCCAAGAAATTAAATTAAGCAAAAAAGACTTGTCGCCAGTATCGGTGAAAGTGATGGACCCAGACATGAACGCCTTATTAACGGTTGAATTTTCCAAAGTAGAGTTTAATAAAAAATTTGACAAAGATGCGTTTGACACGACGAAAAATATGACGGGTGCTCGCCTCGAAATTCCAACGATGGCAAAACCGAAAAACGAGGCGTTAGAAGTGATGTATCCGGTGAGCTTACCAGAAGGGGTTGAACAAATCGACGAAAAAGAAGTGGCGACAGAGAACGGAAAACGGATGATTATGACGTTTGGCGGGAAAAAAGCGTTTACGCTCGTGCAAGAAACAGCGCGTGTGCTTCCAGCATCTAACACAGCCGTACTAGTCAACGGCGAACCGGTCGATTTAGGATTTGCGGTCGGAGCATTGACCGATCATTCGCTTACTTGGACGTACAAAGGGATTGAGTTTATGATTGCCTCCAATGATTTGACAAGGGAAGAAATGGTGATGATAGCCCGTTCTGTGCAAGGAAAAGCAGTGAAATAG
- a CDS encoding polysaccharide deacetylase family protein, with product MNWLALFLCVVIVYGIVPTVVIRQTGIGIYKRGKYTKAVALTFDDGPNPYYTPQLLDLLKKHGIKATFFLVGTKAKQHPQLVKRMQEEGHDIGLHNYRHISNWFIFPPFLQRGLQKSADIIEQITGKRPIYYRPPWGHLNLCTWTVQKKYVIVMWTAILGDWRERLGVPALVRRLKKSLKDGAIIVLHDSGETFGADEKAPEHMIQALQQLFEDEAAKNVQWMTISEMIAAQTKKQTRAI from the coding sequence GTGAACTGGCTCGCGCTTTTTTTATGTGTCGTTATCGTGTATGGAATCGTTCCGACTGTTGTTATCCGCCAAACAGGGATAGGCATTTATAAAAGAGGAAAGTATACGAAGGCGGTTGCGCTGACGTTCGATGACGGACCTAATCCATATTATACCCCTCAATTGCTCGATCTACTAAAAAAACACGGAATAAAAGCAACGTTTTTTCTTGTTGGGACTAAAGCAAAACAGCATCCTCAGCTAGTTAAGCGGATGCAGGAGGAAGGGCACGATATCGGCCTGCATAATTACCGGCACATTAGCAACTGGTTCATTTTCCCGCCGTTTTTACAACGAGGGTTGCAAAAATCTGCCGATATCATCGAGCAAATTACTGGAAAGCGCCCTATTTATTATCGCCCGCCTTGGGGACACTTGAATTTGTGTACGTGGACGGTACAAAAGAAATATGTAATAGTGATGTGGACAGCCATTCTCGGAGACTGGAGAGAGAGACTCGGGGTCCCTGCGCTTGTACGGCGATTAAAAAAGAGCCTGAAAGACGGAGCGATTATCGTTCTTCACGATAGCGGAGAAACATTTGGCGCGGATGAAAAAGCGCCAGAACATATGATTCAAGCGCTACAACAGCTTTTCGAAGACGAAGCAGCGAAAAATGTCCAATGGATGACGATTAGTGAAATGATAGCTGCACAAACTAAGAAACAAACTCGAGCAATTTAG
- a CDS encoding MGDG synthase family glycosyltransferase, which yields MMKVLVLPLFQMSSGHHKVADALIDFLQTKFPFVHCRKLDFLSYCNEYIEKFVSDVYLRWIRSHPASYHHIYKMLMYRDVPKMDWVHLEPWLPYFEHKMKRLIEAEKPQLIICTHSFPSRILQRLKRKKWLTTPVINVYTDFFMNGVWGKKGIDYHFVPHQEAKEELIKKYKIAKEQVIVTGIPVHETFMSKKGGGRGSKQRLHLLIAGGNQGLGNISDFFRKMNGTNQFRYSVLCGHNRALYEEVLRWKQPHIRPLPYIASIDEMNRLYEEADAIITKPGGVTVSEALHKRLPLFTISYLPGQEQINLRYLEERGLIYNLSGLRHYEQKIWHVLHDDMERSRFLRRVAEYFAQIEQSAQEALQQIVWQYSKTHVWSH from the coding sequence ATGATGAAAGTTCTTGTATTGCCATTGTTTCAAATGAGTTCTGGACACCATAAAGTAGCCGATGCACTCATTGATTTTTTGCAAACGAAATTTCCGTTTGTTCATTGCCGAAAGCTTGATTTTTTAAGTTATTGCAATGAATACATTGAAAAGTTCGTGTCAGACGTATATTTGCGCTGGATTCGCTCTCATCCAGCCTCTTATCATCATATCTACAAAATGCTTATGTATCGGGATGTTCCGAAAATGGACTGGGTGCATCTAGAACCGTGGCTGCCGTATTTCGAACATAAAATGAAACGGCTCATCGAAGCGGAAAAGCCACAGCTGATTATTTGTACCCATTCGTTTCCATCGCGTATTTTACAGCGGCTAAAACGGAAAAAATGGCTAACGACGCCCGTCATTAATGTATACACCGACTTTTTTATGAACGGCGTTTGGGGAAAAAAGGGGATTGATTATCACTTTGTCCCACATCAAGAAGCGAAGGAAGAGTTAATCAAAAAATACAAAATTGCCAAAGAACAAGTGATTGTGACCGGTATTCCCGTACATGAAACGTTTATGTCCAAAAAAGGTGGGGGTAGAGGGAGTAAGCAACGCCTGCATTTATTAATCGCAGGTGGCAATCAGGGGCTAGGGAATATTTCGGATTTCTTCCGAAAAATGAACGGAACAAACCAATTCCGCTACTCGGTATTATGCGGGCATAACAGGGCGTTGTATGAAGAAGTTTTGCGTTGGAAACAGCCGCATATTCGCCCGCTTCCGTATATAGCAAGCATTGATGAGATGAACCGTTTGTACGAGGAAGCCGATGCAATTATTACGAAGCCGGGTGGCGTTACGGTAAGCGAGGCGTTGCATAAGCGTCTTCCGTTATTTACAATCAGCTATTTACCAGGGCAGGAACAAATTAATTTACGTTATTTAGAAGAACGAGGACTTATTTATAATTTGAGCGGTCTGCGCCATTATGAACAAAAAATTTGGCATGTGCTGCATGATGATATGGAACGAAGCCGTTTTCTTCGCCGAGTCGCTGAATATTTTGCCCAAATCGAGCAATCTGCCCAAGAGGCGCTTCAACAAATTGTATGGCAATATAGCAAAACACATGTATGGTCGCATTAA
- the acpS gene encoding holo-ACP synthase produces the protein MIIGVGIDIIELARIEKFIAKEKFIARILTEREKTLLARLSGRRKVEFLAGRFAAKEAYAKALGTGIGKEVSFQDIEVINDEYGKPAIVSPTEHQVHVSISHSQEYAVAQVIIERLSC, from the coding sequence ATGATTATCGGAGTTGGCATCGATATTATTGAATTAGCGCGAATCGAAAAATTCATCGCAAAAGAAAAATTTATTGCCCGCATTTTAACAGAACGAGAGAAAACTCTTCTAGCTCGATTATCTGGGCGGAGAAAAGTCGAATTTTTAGCAGGGAGATTTGCGGCAAAAGAGGCGTATGCAAAAGCGCTTGGGACAGGAATCGGCAAGGAAGTGTCGTTTCAAGACATCGAAGTGATAAATGATGAATATGGGAAACCGGCTATCGTATCGCCTACCGAACACCAAGTGCATGTATCTATTTCCCATAGTCAGGAGTATGCTGTAGCTCAAGTAATTATTGAACGCTTGTCATGCTAG
- a CDS encoding DedA family protein, producing the protein MDISTLLSYIQSYGYGIIFVFLFLGIVGIPAPEESLLFFLGMLISHHQLAWANCFLVSWLGATIGMIAGYGMGRFLGHPFVKKYGKYVGIKEDKWERASGLFHKYGKWFVLFGFYLPGVRQISPYMAGVIRFPFPLFLLLASIGALLWIVPIMSIGMFLSQHLDIPIASVPLIGAALFLLFLAAVWIKQLVGKKQFEN; encoded by the coding sequence ATGGATATTTCGACTCTTTTGTCATATATACAATCGTACGGATATGGAATTATTTTTGTTTTTCTTTTTTTGGGGATTGTTGGAATACCAGCGCCGGAAGAGAGCTTATTATTTTTTCTTGGAATGCTAATCTCCCACCACCAACTAGCATGGGCAAATTGTTTTCTTGTCAGTTGGCTGGGTGCTACAATAGGGATGATAGCAGGCTATGGAATGGGGCGCTTTCTTGGCCATCCGTTTGTAAAAAAATATGGGAAGTATGTAGGGATTAAGGAAGACAAGTGGGAACGGGCGAGCGGGTTATTTCACAAATATGGAAAATGGTTTGTGCTCTTCGGGTTTTATCTTCCAGGGGTGAGGCAAATTTCCCCGTATATGGCAGGAGTAATTCGCTTTCCGTTTCCCCTGTTTTTACTGCTTGCTTCGATAGGTGCGTTATTATGGATTGTGCCGATTATGTCCATCGGAATGTTTTTAAGCCAGCATCTAGACATTCCTATTGCATCGGTTCCGCTGATTGGAGCGGCGCTGTTTCTTCTGTTTCTTGCTGCTGTATGGATTAAGCAACTGGTTGGCAAAAAGCAATTTGAAAATTAA
- a CDS encoding UDP-N-acetylmuramoyl-tripeptide--D-alanyl-D-alanine ligase: MITKTLRTIQDMVDGFGLDESFYDVMITGISTDTRTMERGNLYIPLKGATFNGHAFVEEAFAKGASAVLWSREEANPPVDVPLIMVDDTLQALQRLAHRYRKQLSVKVIGITGSNGKTTTKDMVFSLLATTYKTQKTEGNLNNHIGLPLTLLRLEEDTEMAVVEMGMSGFGEIERLSHIAEPDVAVITNIGESHLQELGSREGIAQAKLEILSGLQKDGVFVYYGDEPLLRTKIEQLSPVFHTITFGQTPENNYYPLSMALTAEGTTFTVNAAREISFQLPILGKHHVQNALAAIAVARVFGIEWETIQKAFATLQTTRMRMELEKGKTGVTIINDAYNASPTSMKAALQLLSELTGYDKKIAVLGDMLELGAQEVEFHRQIGEILTPASVDYVWTYGKLAREIALTAQPAFPHGRVRAYDDKQALANDLCALVTEKDVVLFKGSRGMKLEEIIRAL, from the coding sequence ATGATAACAAAGACACTACGTACGATTCAAGATATGGTGGACGGCTTTGGACTTGATGAATCGTTTTACGACGTGATGATTACAGGGATTTCTACCGATACGAGAACGATGGAACGAGGGAACTTATATATTCCGTTAAAGGGAGCAACGTTTAACGGCCATGCGTTTGTCGAAGAAGCATTTGCAAAAGGAGCGAGTGCGGTGCTATGGTCTCGAGAAGAAGCAAATCCGCCAGTAGATGTTCCGCTCATTATGGTCGATGACACACTGCAAGCGTTGCAACGGCTAGCCCATCGTTACCGAAAGCAGCTATCGGTGAAAGTGATTGGCATTACTGGAAGCAACGGCAAGACGACGACAAAAGATATGGTGTTTTCGCTCTTAGCAACGACATACAAAACGCAAAAGACAGAAGGAAACCTCAACAACCATATTGGGCTGCCACTGACGCTTCTGCGATTAGAGGAAGACACGGAAATGGCGGTTGTCGAGATGGGAATGAGCGGTTTTGGTGAAATCGAGCGGTTATCGCACATCGCAGAGCCTGATGTCGCAGTCATTACGAATATTGGGGAATCACATTTGCAAGAGCTAGGGTCAAGAGAAGGGATTGCGCAAGCGAAACTCGAAATTCTTTCTGGATTACAGAAAGACGGTGTGTTTGTTTATTACGGAGACGAACCGCTATTACGAACAAAAATAGAGCAGCTTTCCCCTGTCTTCCACACGATTACGTTTGGGCAGACACCAGAAAACAACTACTATCCGCTTTCGATGGCTTTAACAGCGGAAGGAACGACGTTTACAGTGAATGCGGCACGAGAAATATCTTTCCAACTTCCGATTTTAGGGAAACATCACGTACAAAACGCCTTAGCGGCGATTGCCGTTGCTCGTGTGTTCGGTATTGAATGGGAAACAATTCAAAAGGCATTTGCAACGCTACAAACGACGCGCATGCGCATGGAATTAGAAAAAGGGAAAACTGGCGTAACCATTATTAACGACGCATACAATGCCAGCCCGACATCGATGAAAGCAGCATTACAGTTGCTGTCTGAATTAACAGGCTACGATAAAAAAATCGCTGTATTAGGGGATATGCTAGAACTTGGAGCGCAAGAAGTGGAATTCCATCGGCAAATTGGAGAAATACTTACACCAGCAAGCGTCGATTACGTATGGACGTACGGAAAGCTTGCGCGTGAAATAGCTCTCACCGCTCAGCCTGCCTTTCCGCACGGGCGAGTGAGGGCATACGACGATAAACAAGCATTAGCAAACGACTTATGTGCGCTCGTAACGGAAAAAGATGTCGTTTTATTCAAAGGATCGCGAGGAATGAAACTCGAAGAAATCATCCGTGCATTGTAA
- a CDS encoding D-alanine--D-alanine ligase, producing the protein MKTRIGVLYGGKSPEHKVSLQTAMAVMNAIDKAKFDVIPIYITTEGQWVKGEKLTGSVHDVKQLQLAPKERAILPVALNQTSIAEETNGPTEDTIDVIFPLLHGPNGEDGTVQGLLELLNIPYVGNGVLASAAGMDKVIMKNLFAQAGLRQAKYVSFLKKEWQQNEEAAYDKVESELGYPCFIKPANAGSSVGISKCKKREELKQAFMDAFRYDRKVIVEEAIVGREVEIGVIGNDDPVCSVVGEIVPKKEFYDYQAKYEDGNTELIIPADITDEEYKTIQQMAIVAFKALDLSGLVRADFFLTKDGVVYINEVNTMPGFTPFSMFPLLWKHSGVSYPELIEKLVQLALERHQEKQTITYTF; encoded by the coding sequence GTGAAGACGAGAATAGGGGTGTTGTATGGCGGAAAATCGCCTGAACATAAAGTATCGCTACAGACGGCGATGGCGGTCATGAACGCGATTGACAAAGCGAAGTTTGACGTCATTCCGATTTATATTACGACGGAAGGACAATGGGTCAAAGGAGAAAAGTTAACAGGTAGCGTGCATGATGTGAAGCAGTTGCAACTGGCACCGAAAGAGAGAGCAATTTTGCCAGTAGCTTTGAATCAAACTTCGATAGCGGAAGAAACGAATGGACCGACAGAAGACACTATTGATGTCATCTTCCCATTATTGCACGGACCGAATGGAGAAGACGGCACAGTGCAAGGGTTATTGGAATTGTTAAACATCCCGTATGTCGGAAACGGCGTGCTAGCTTCGGCGGCTGGGATGGATAAAGTCATTATGAAAAATTTATTTGCTCAAGCCGGATTGCGCCAAGCAAAATACGTTTCTTTTTTGAAAAAAGAATGGCAACAGAACGAAGAAGCTGCTTATGACAAAGTGGAAAGCGAACTCGGCTATCCTTGTTTTATCAAGCCGGCAAACGCAGGTTCAAGCGTTGGGATTAGTAAATGCAAAAAACGCGAAGAGTTGAAGCAGGCGTTTATGGACGCATTTCGTTATGACCGAAAAGTGATTGTGGAAGAAGCAATTGTCGGACGGGAAGTCGAAATTGGCGTCATCGGAAATGACGATCCAGTCTGTTCTGTAGTAGGGGAAATTGTTCCAAAGAAAGAGTTTTATGATTATCAAGCAAAATATGAAGACGGCAATACAGAGCTTATTATTCCAGCCGATATTACTGACGAGGAATATAAAACGATTCAGCAAATGGCGATTGTTGCATTTAAAGCGCTTGACTTGTCTGGATTAGTGCGGGCTGACTTTTTCTTAACGAAAGACGGCGTTGTTTACATTAACGAAGTGAATACGATGCCGGGCTTCACACCATTCAGCATGTTTCCACTGCTTTGGAAACATAGTGGCGTTTCTTATCCAGAACTTATCGAAAAACTTGTACAGCTTGCGCTTGAGCGCCATCAAGAAAAACAAACGATCACATACACATTTTAG
- the ndoA gene encoding type II toxin-antitoxin system endoribonuclease NdoA — MIVKRGDVYFADLSPVVGSEQGGVRPVLVIQNDIGNRFSPTVIVAAITAQIQKAKLPTHVEIDAKRYGFERDSVILLEQIRTIDKQRLTDKITHLDDEMMDKVDEALQISLGLIDF; from the coding sequence TTGATTGTCAAACGTGGCGACGTTTATTTTGCGGATCTTTCCCCTGTCGTTGGCTCGGAACAAGGAGGCGTTCGTCCGGTATTGGTCATTCAAAATGACATCGGAAACAGGTTTAGCCCGACGGTCATTGTGGCGGCGATTACAGCCCAAATCCAAAAAGCGAAGCTGCCGACGCATGTCGAAATTGACGCAAAACGCTACGGGTTTGAGCGAGATTCCGTCATTCTTTTAGAGCAAATTCGGACGATTGACAAACAGCGGCTAACGGATAAAATTACTCACCTAGACGATGAAATGATGGATAAAGTAGACGAAGCACTGCAAATTAGCTTAGGACTTATCGATTTTTAA
- a CDS encoding rhomboid family intramembrane serine protease, with product MFIRTESPLTFIRSYPIVSIIVAVNLVVFLFTVIPHPLADRFLDTFVGFNAAIAKGEYWRLATSLFLHAQFGHVVANSFSLLLFGPALEKTIGKKLFLVTYVGSGILANVATFCFAPIIYSHLGASGAIFGILGVYSYLALFHPQLVHRENARIVFGALVAGFAMTFTFPHMNTIAHLFGFFSGAILAPFVVVRLN from the coding sequence ATGTTTATTCGCACAGAATCACCGCTGACGTTTATTCGCTCATATCCAATCGTTTCTATCATTGTTGCAGTAAATCTTGTCGTGTTTTTATTTACTGTCATTCCTCATCCATTAGCCGATCGTTTTCTCGATACGTTCGTCGGGTTCAATGCGGCAATCGCTAAAGGAGAGTATTGGCGACTTGCGACTTCCCTTTTTTTGCATGCTCAATTCGGACATGTTGTCGCCAATTCCTTTTCTTTGTTGCTTTTTGGACCAGCATTAGAAAAAACGATCGGAAAAAAGCTGTTTCTGGTAACCTATGTTGGAAGCGGGATATTAGCGAATGTCGCCACCTTTTGTTTCGCTCCGATCATATATAGCCATCTCGGGGCTTCAGGGGCAATATTTGGTATACTAGGCGTTTACAGTTACCTCGCGCTTTTCCATCCGCAGTTGGTCCATCGTGAGAATGCGCGAATTGTCTTTGGTGCACTTGTCGCTGGGTTCGCCATGACGTTCACTTTCCCACATATGAATACAATCGCGCACCTGTTCGGTTTTTTCAGCGGAGCGATTTTAGCGCCGTTTGTCGTCGTTCGTCTAAACTAA
- a CDS encoding CopG family ribbon-helix-helix protein — translation MSESSATTEIVVRLPQALLTELDGLVKQENGNRNELIYQATKMYIRERKKRQIREAMRRGYMEMAKINLSIASEAFLAEYEADHTVERLVSGG, via the coding sequence GTGTCTGAATCTAGCGCAACAACGGAAATCGTCGTTCGCTTGCCCCAAGCGCTGTTAACCGAATTGGATGGCCTTGTCAAACAAGAGAACGGTAATCGCAATGAACTCATTTACCAAGCGACAAAAATGTATATTCGCGAACGGAAGAAAAGGCAAATTCGTGAGGCGATGAGACGCGGTTACATGGAAATGGCGAAAATCAATTTATCCATTGCATCGGAAGCATTTTTAGCAGAATATGAGGCCGACCACACCGTTGAACGTTTAGTTAGCGGGGGGTAA